The Limnochorda sp. LNt genome includes a region encoding these proteins:
- a CDS encoding NAD(+)/NADH kinase, which translates to MLSQVIVAPHREKPEALRLALGLVEEIRRRGARVYLETEGARALSLPELAWPREDWTGADAVVVLGGDGALLHAARRAAPLGVPVLGVNVGRLGFLADVEASELPSMLGRFVEGGFAVEARMMVTARLVRDREEIGAYLALNDVVVARSTYSRIARLEARAGASIVGAFPADGLIVATPTGSTAYSLSAGGPIVHPLLDCLVITPICPHSLAARPVVVRPEDAITIRVDGPADDLVMIVDGQQSHVMQPTDVVIVERAPHRARLVRLSGRSPYALVRERLSHPEV; encoded by the coding sequence TTGCTGAGCCAGGTCATCGTCGCTCCCCATCGGGAGAAGCCGGAGGCCCTGCGTCTGGCCCTGGGCCTGGTGGAGGAGATCCGTCGGCGGGGGGCTCGGGTCTACCTGGAGACGGAGGGGGCCCGCGCCCTGAGTCTGCCGGAGCTGGCATGGCCCCGTGAGGATTGGACGGGCGCCGACGCGGTGGTGGTGCTGGGGGGCGACGGGGCGCTGCTGCACGCGGCCCGCAGGGCGGCGCCGCTGGGGGTGCCCGTGCTGGGCGTCAACGTCGGGAGGCTGGGCTTCCTGGCCGACGTGGAGGCCTCCGAGCTGCCCTCCATGCTGGGGCGCTTCGTCGAGGGTGGGTTCGCCGTGGAGGCGCGCATGATGGTGACGGCTCGCCTGGTGCGCGATCGAGAGGAGATCGGCGCGTACCTCGCGCTCAACGACGTCGTCGTGGCGCGTTCGACATACAGCCGCATCGCCCGCCTGGAGGCCCGGGCGGGTGCCTCCATCGTCGGGGCCTTTCCGGCGGACGGTCTCATCGTCGCGACCCCGACCGGCTCCACGGCCTACTCGCTGTCGGCCGGGGGACCCATCGTCCATCCGCTGTTGGATTGCCTGGTCATCACGCCCATCTGTCCTCACTCGCTGGCGGCCCGCCCCGTGGTGGTGAGGCCCGAGGACGCCATCACCATCCGCGTCGACGGCCCGGCCGACGACCTGGTCATGATCGTCGACGGCCAGCAGAGCCACGTCATGCAGCCGACCGACGTGGTGATCGTCGAGCGGGCTCCCCACCGGGCCAGGCTGGTGCGCTTGAGCGGGCGTTCGCCCTATGCCCTGGTGCGGGAGCGCCTGAGTCACCCGGAGGTGTGA
- a CDS encoding copper transporter: protein MADPQQQMFSLTAIFVALAVGVAAGAAAVGGRLGDQESVVRALEREFDRLEGQLRQAAARERELVARAQSYEAALARMAPALVRPRLEGQPVQVRPWGRSDRATAALVRLLQEAGARVQVSSAAAQTAPAAVVLQAEERLVVGLVGPPDESEVLPVPAGVTAILQSVASGPAGLEASSQPVVDDGTWAVSAQGPVAWGWQAEGAGGRATLLVALACRAVGPVDARWAAERLAAMAEGGSLASRGERRRACP from the coding sequence GTGGCGGACCCTCAGCAACAGATGTTCTCGCTGACCGCCATCTTCGTCGCGCTCGCCGTGGGGGTGGCCGCGGGGGCGGCCGCGGTGGGAGGGCGACTGGGCGATCAGGAGTCGGTGGTGCGGGCGCTGGAGCGAGAGTTCGATCGGCTGGAGGGCCAGCTGCGCCAGGCGGCGGCCCGAGAGCGCGAACTGGTCGCGAGGGCCCAGAGCTACGAGGCGGCCCTGGCCCGCATGGCGCCGGCGCTGGTGCGGCCGCGGCTCGAGGGGCAGCCCGTCCAGGTGAGGCCATGGGGGCGGTCCGATCGGGCGACCGCGGCGCTGGTGCGCCTGCTGCAGGAGGCCGGCGCCCGGGTGCAGGTGTCGAGCGCGGCCGCCCAGACGGCCCCCGCCGCCGTCGTGCTGCAGGCGGAGGAGCGGCTGGTCGTGGGGCTGGTGGGCCCGCCCGACGAGTCGGAGGTCTTGCCGGTCCCCGCCGGGGTGACGGCGATCCTGCAGTCCGTCGCGTCGGGGCCGGCAGGGCTCGAGGCGTCGAGCCAACCGGTGGTGGACGACGGCACCTGGGCCGTCTCCGCCCAGGGCCCGGTGGCCTGGGGGTGGCAGGCGGAGGGGGCGGGCGGCCGGGCGACCCTCCTGGTGGCGCTGGCGTGTCGCGCGGTGGGCCCCGTAGATGCCCGGTGGGCAGCGGAGCGGCTGGCCGCCATGGCGGAGGGGGGCTCTCTGGCCTCCCGTGGTGAGCGCCGTCGTGCCTGCCCGTGA
- a CDS encoding sporulation initiation factor Spo0A C-terminal domain-containing protein produces MEGFFVLVSDDPQGFGRSVGAALAGDAQVSRVDTVASAAELQHRLAAEPPVDLLMLDLALTGLGGATGAERLVRWWRSHRPAGAGADQGESTGRGSRSTMDLCRGRLVVVSSVGDDALVQRAFEWGADYFVVRPFDVETLVRRLRVLLGEGRRDDREGVTGRARRARALESRIVQHLESLGVPTHYKGRAYLKDAIAMVVEEEGLLSRVTKELYPRVAALHQTSPFKVERSIRHAIESTVQHGNLERIHELFTDLMDERRTRPTNSAFIGRLAERIRQELSAGA; encoded by the coding sequence GTGGAGGGCTTCTTCGTGCTCGTCAGCGACGATCCCCAGGGGTTCGGGCGGTCCGTCGGGGCCGCGCTCGCCGGTGACGCGCAGGTCTCCCGGGTCGATACGGTGGCATCGGCGGCGGAGCTGCAGCACCGCCTGGCCGCGGAGCCGCCGGTGGACCTCTTGATGCTGGACCTGGCTCTGACCGGACTCGGCGGCGCGACGGGGGCCGAGCGCCTGGTGCGCTGGTGGCGCAGCCACCGTCCGGCCGGGGCGGGCGCGGACCAGGGGGAGTCGACGGGCCGAGGGAGCCGTTCGACCATGGACCTGTGCCGCGGCCGGCTGGTGGTGGTCAGCAGCGTCGGCGACGACGCGCTGGTGCAACGTGCCTTCGAATGGGGGGCCGACTACTTCGTGGTGCGGCCCTTCGACGTGGAGACGCTGGTGCGGCGCCTGCGCGTCCTGCTCGGCGAGGGCCGGCGCGACGACCGGGAGGGCGTCACCGGTCGGGCCCGCCGGGCGCGGGCGCTGGAGAGCCGCATCGTGCAGCACCTGGAGAGCCTGGGTGTGCCGACCCACTACAAGGGCCGGGCCTACCTCAAGGACGCCATCGCCATGGTGGTGGAGGAGGAGGGCCTGCTCTCCCGGGTCACCAAGGAGCTCTACCCGCGGGTGGCCGCGTTGCACCAGACCTCGCCCTTCAAGGTGGAGCGCTCCATCCGCCACGCGATCGAGTCGACGGTGCAACATGGCAACCTGGAGCGCATCCACGAGCTCTTCACCGACCTGATGGACGAGCGGCGCACCCGCCCGACCAACTCGGCCTTCATCGGTCGCCTCGCCGAGCGGATCCGCCAGGAGCTGAGCGCCGGCGCGTAA
- the steA gene encoding putative cytokinetic ring protein SteA produces the protein MRIGPVTKQLAPCLRAGEVAVIAHDDLDSATATALIEARPAAVVNAGALVTGRVPVEGARLLLEAGIPVLDGVDRAVLGRLAEGQWVRLDGQRLLDGRGRVLARGTRLDAEHVRHRLLEARQQLPRLSREFVDNTLAYLRREAAILTEPVWIPPLRTPMAGRPAVVVVRSATARADLRAIRPFIRRGRPVLIGVDGGADALLAEGWRPDLVVGDMDSVSDRALARAREIVVHAYPDGAAPGLARLRRAGRFAHVMPSFGTSEDMAMLLAYEAGAAPIVAVGAHWGVLDFVERGRAGMASTLLVRMRVGHVLVDARGLARLAEGRPDWPAYASMVTAALGCVAALALASPALRLMARLLWMRLQTGLWLGGLG, from the coding sequence GTGAGGATCGGGCCGGTGACCAAGCAACTCGCGCCGTGCCTGCGGGCCGGAGAGGTGGCCGTCATCGCCCATGACGACCTGGACTCGGCGACGGCCACGGCGCTCATCGAGGCGCGGCCGGCCGCCGTCGTCAACGCGGGCGCGCTGGTGACGGGCCGGGTCCCGGTGGAAGGTGCCCGCCTGCTGCTCGAGGCAGGCATCCCGGTGCTGGATGGGGTGGACCGGGCGGTGCTCGGGCGGCTGGCCGAGGGCCAGTGGGTGCGGCTCGATGGCCAGCGCTTGCTGGACGGGCGGGGACGGGTCCTCGCCCGGGGCACGCGGCTCGATGCGGAGCACGTGCGTCACCGGCTGCTCGAGGCCCGGCAGCAGCTCCCGCGGCTCTCACGCGAGTTCGTCGACAACACCCTGGCCTACCTGCGCCGGGAGGCGGCCATCCTCACCGAGCCGGTCTGGATCCCTCCGCTCCGGACGCCCATGGCCGGTCGGCCGGCGGTGGTCGTGGTGCGCAGCGCCACGGCACGGGCCGACCTGCGCGCCATCCGACCCTTCATCCGCCGAGGGCGCCCCGTGTTGATCGGCGTCGACGGTGGAGCCGATGCGCTGCTGGCCGAGGGATGGAGGCCCGACCTGGTGGTGGGCGACATGGATTCGGTCAGCGACCGGGCCCTGGCCCGCGCCCGGGAGATCGTGGTGCACGCCTACCCCGATGGCGCGGCGCCGGGGCTGGCGCGGCTGCGGCGGGCGGGACGCTTCGCCCACGTGATGCCCTCCTTCGGCACCAGCGAGGACATGGCCATGCTCCTGGCCTACGAGGCGGGGGCCGCCCCCATCGTCGCGGTCGGCGCGCACTGGGGCGTGCTGGACTTCGTCGAGCGCGGCCGAGCGGGGATGGCCAGCACGCTCCTGGTCAGGATGAGGGTCGGGCACGTCCTGGTCGACGCTCGGGGGCTGGCGCGACTGGCGGAGGGGCGTCCCGACTGGCCTGCCTACGCCTCCATGGTGACGGCCGCGCTGGGGTGCGTCGCGGCCCTGGCGCTGGCCTCCCCTGCGTTGCGGTTGATGGCGAGGCTGCTGTGGATGCGACTGCAGACCGGGCTCTGGTTGGGGGGCCTGGGGTAG
- a CDS encoding TlyA family RNA methyltransferase, translating to MSGDQRLRADQLLVRLGLATSREQAQALIRAGRVRVGHRSVERPSQRLPGDAPVEVVAPLHPYASRGGLKLERVLRSWPIPVQGAVAMDVGASTGGFTDCLLQHGARKVYAIDVGYGQLAWKLRTDPRVVVLERTNVRYLTPSRLDEPVDLIVVDVSFISVTLFLERLVAFLRPAGWMVVLVKPQFEAGRDQVSRGGVVKDTDVHRQVLRKVAACGLAAGLGIETMMASPLLGPRGNAEFFIVFKRPGLAADEARMESLVAEALRQVPHPG from the coding sequence ATGAGCGGCGACCAGCGTCTGCGGGCCGACCAGCTCCTGGTGCGCCTGGGGCTGGCCACCAGCCGTGAGCAGGCGCAGGCCCTGATCCGCGCCGGCCGGGTGCGCGTGGGCCATCGGAGCGTGGAGCGCCCGAGCCAGCGGCTGCCCGGCGACGCTCCTGTCGAGGTGGTGGCGCCTCTGCACCCCTATGCGAGCCGCGGTGGGCTCAAGCTCGAGCGCGTGCTACGGTCCTGGCCCATCCCCGTGCAGGGGGCGGTAGCCATGGACGTGGGAGCCTCCACGGGTGGCTTCACCGACTGCCTGCTGCAGCACGGGGCCCGCAAGGTCTACGCGATCGACGTCGGCTACGGCCAGTTGGCCTGGAAGCTGCGCACCGACCCCCGGGTGGTGGTGCTGGAACGCACCAACGTCCGCTACCTGACTCCCTCACGGCTGGACGAGCCCGTCGATCTCATCGTCGTCGACGTCTCCTTCATCTCCGTCACGCTGTTCCTGGAGCGGCTGGTGGCGTTCCTGCGCCCCGCGGGCTGGATGGTGGTGCTGGTCAAGCCCCAGTTCGAGGCCGGCCGTGACCAGGTGTCGCGCGGGGGCGTGGTGAAGGACACCGACGTCCACCGGCAGGTGCTGCGCAAGGTGGCGGCCTGCGGGCTGGCGGCCGGGCTGGGGATCGAGACCATGATGGCGAGCCCCCTGCTGGGGCCGAGAGGCAACGCGGAGTTCTTCATCGTATTCAAGAGGCCGGGCCTCGCTGCGGACGAGGCGCGGATGGAGTCCCTGGTGGCAGAGGCCCTGCGGCAGGTGCCCCATCCGGGGTGA
- the argR gene encoding arginine repressor — MKARRQSAILRIIRDVPIQTQEELIAYLRRQGIQATQATISRDIKELRLVKVPTGDGHYRYAQAREPDMAERVSRARRAVQEYVTGVEAAGHLVLVKTLSGTANAVAAALDALDWPEVIGTIAGDDAILVLVRPSEPGGPDPGARAVRDRLLALR, encoded by the coding sequence ATGAAGGCCCGGCGGCAATCGGCCATCCTGCGCATCATCCGAGACGTGCCCATCCAGACGCAGGAGGAGCTCATCGCCTACCTGCGCCGTCAGGGCATCCAGGCCACCCAGGCCACCATCTCCCGCGACATCAAGGAGCTGCGCCTGGTCAAGGTACCCACGGGTGACGGGCACTACCGCTACGCGCAGGCCAGGGAGCCCGACATGGCTGAGCGGGTGAGCCGGGCCCGCCGGGCCGTCCAGGAGTACGTGACCGGCGTGGAGGCGGCCGGCCACCTGGTGCTGGTCAAGACCCTCTCCGGCACCGCCAACGCCGTGGCGGCCGCGCTCGATGCGCTCGACTGGCCCGAGGTGATCGGGACCATCGCCGGCGACGATGCCATCCTGGTGCTGGTGAGACCCTCGGAGCCCGGCGGCCCCGACCCCGGGGCCCGGGCCGTGCGAGACCGCCTGCTGGCGTTGCGCTGA
- the recN gene encoding DNA repair protein RecN, with translation MLRELFVDNFALVERARVPFGPGFNVLTGETGAGKSLVLDALGAAVGHRVSPEMVRRGASTARVEAAFEIDDGSALGRRLDSLGFPPEDGLLVLAREIVAGGRGRSRINGRLVSTAELAQVGSLLVDIHTQHESQRLMQPAVQLELLDAFAGEAASALAREVGDAWQAMDRLAAELQALRTGERQRLQELDLLRFQVEEIQAARLQPGEEPAWMEEHARLTHAARLQELLGLALDLLGGSGTEQTSALSTLAAAGRALDEAASLAPALGSLAQELAAQIDALSELGRAVRRYLEQCEPDPERLAEVEARLALLERLKRKYGPTVEAVMAYGEEARARLESLQGASDRLAVVEQELAQARARYDEAARQLGALRREAAQRLAGAIEAELRQLAMPRASFSVAVEPQPPDPSGTERVIFQFSANPGEPPRPLARIASGGELSRTMLACRTVLAEADPVPVLVFDEPDAGLGGRAAQAVAERLARIARQRQVLVVTHLPQVASMADHHLAVRKHEDERTTRIEIEALGHDQRVAELARMLGGTDITETARRHASELLRMAGEAKRAS, from the coding sequence GTGCTCAGGGAGCTGTTCGTCGACAACTTCGCGCTGGTGGAGCGGGCTCGCGTCCCCTTCGGGCCGGGCTTCAACGTGCTGACGGGCGAGACGGGCGCGGGCAAGTCGCTGGTGCTGGATGCCCTGGGGGCGGCGGTGGGCCACCGGGTCTCGCCGGAGATGGTGCGCCGGGGTGCCTCGACGGCGCGCGTGGAGGCAGCCTTCGAGATCGACGACGGCTCCGCGCTGGGTCGTCGCCTGGACTCCCTGGGCTTTCCCCCGGAGGACGGGCTGCTCGTGCTGGCCCGTGAGATCGTGGCGGGGGGCCGAGGGCGCTCCCGCATCAACGGCCGTCTCGTCTCCACTGCCGAGCTGGCCCAGGTGGGGAGCCTGCTGGTCGACATCCACACCCAGCACGAGAGCCAGCGCCTCATGCAGCCCGCCGTCCAGCTGGAGCTGCTCGACGCATTCGCAGGGGAGGCCGCTTCGGCCCTGGCCCGGGAGGTCGGCGACGCCTGGCAGGCGATGGACCGCCTCGCGGCGGAGCTGCAGGCCCTTCGCACCGGCGAGCGGCAGCGGCTGCAAGAGCTGGACTTGCTGCGCTTCCAGGTCGAGGAGATCCAGGCGGCCCGCCTGCAGCCGGGTGAAGAGCCGGCCTGGATGGAGGAGCACGCCCGGCTGACCCACGCGGCACGCCTGCAGGAGCTGCTGGGGCTCGCCCTGGATCTGCTGGGCGGGTCGGGCACCGAGCAGACCAGCGCCCTCTCGACCCTGGCGGCGGCAGGCCGCGCCCTCGACGAGGCGGCGTCCCTGGCGCCTGCGCTGGGCTCCCTGGCCCAGGAGCTGGCCGCTCAGATCGATGCCCTGTCGGAGCTGGGGCGGGCGGTGCGCCGGTACCTGGAGCAGTGCGAGCCCGACCCCGAGCGGTTGGCCGAGGTGGAGGCCCGCCTGGCCTTGCTGGAGCGGCTCAAGCGCAAGTACGGGCCCACCGTGGAGGCCGTGATGGCCTACGGCGAGGAGGCCCGGGCCCGGCTCGAGTCCCTGCAGGGGGCCTCCGACCGGCTGGCAGTCGTGGAGCAGGAGCTCGCGCAGGCCCGCGCGCGCTACGACGAGGCGGCGCGTCAGCTGGGCGCGCTCCGGCGGGAGGCGGCCCAGCGGCTGGCGGGGGCCATCGAGGCCGAGCTGCGGCAGCTGGCCATGCCCAGGGCGTCGTTCTCGGTGGCGGTGGAGCCCCAGCCGCCCGACCCGTCGGGCACCGAGCGGGTCATCTTCCAGTTCAGTGCCAACCCGGGAGAGCCCCCCAGGCCTCTGGCGCGCATCGCCTCCGGGGGCGAGCTCTCGCGCACCATGCTGGCCTGCCGCACCGTGCTGGCCGAGGCCGATCCCGTGCCGGTGCTGGTCTTCGACGAGCCCGACGCCGGGCTGGGGGGACGGGCGGCTCAGGCCGTGGCGGAGCGGCTGGCCCGCATCGCCAGGCAACGCCAGGTGCTGGTGGTGACGCACCTGCCGCAGGTGGCCAGCATGGCCGACCACCACCTGGCCGTGCGCAAGCACGAGGACGAGCGCACCACCCGCATCGAGATCGAGGCCCTGGGTCACGATCAGCGGGTCGCCGAGCTGGCCCGCATGCTGGGCGGCACCGACATCACCGAGACCGCCCGTCGCCACGCCAGCGAGTTGTTGCGGATGGCAGGCGAGGCCAAGAGGGCGTCCTGA
- the spoIVB gene encoding SpoIVB peptidase produces MAKVPTPRATALRAVVGFCSVALVALLLVTTTFPERLRTFPGRVAWLPVLPMIRVSGPEDRFSVVFRDMRGVGLAFDRPGSVRLELSLWGWLRLRPLLVEVVPPLELMPGGQAIGVMLAPAGVLVEGLLPVQESTGRLSYPARDAGLQVGDVIVEVDGVPVGSPEEVARLLSRAVQEGRPARVAYVRGGRRRETRLMPAAGVVVRGETAARTGGESYGVGLLLRDPAIGVGTLTFYDPRTGRFAALGHMVAEGSRRPVTMPDGRIVRAAISGVAAAARGRPGEKIGMFHRESGQLGIVERNTPVGIFGRLTGELPPGLVTEPLPVALDGQVKEGPATALTVVEGERVEAFAIEVLRIRTLGVPESQRLVLRVTDPGLLARTGGIVQGMSGSPIIQEGHLVGAITHVAVQDPTRGFGVLMEPMVEASGLWGPAEGPRANLSNTRVAA; encoded by the coding sequence ATGGCAAAGGTGCCCACGCCACGAGCGACGGCCTTGCGGGCCGTCGTGGGCTTCTGCTCGGTCGCACTCGTCGCCCTGCTCCTCGTCACCACCACCTTCCCGGAGCGCCTGCGCACCTTTCCCGGGCGGGTGGCATGGCTGCCCGTGCTCCCCATGATCCGGGTGAGCGGGCCGGAGGACCGCTTCTCCGTGGTCTTCCGCGACATGCGGGGCGTGGGGCTTGCATTCGACCGGCCGGGGAGCGTCCGGCTGGAGCTGAGCCTCTGGGGCTGGTTGCGCCTGCGCCCGCTGCTGGTGGAGGTGGTCCCGCCGCTGGAGCTGATGCCGGGCGGTCAGGCCATCGGCGTGATGCTGGCGCCGGCCGGCGTCCTGGTGGAGGGCCTCCTGCCCGTGCAGGAGTCGACGGGGCGGCTGAGCTATCCGGCACGGGATGCCGGCTTGCAGGTCGGCGACGTCATCGTCGAAGTGGACGGGGTCCCCGTCGGCTCCCCCGAGGAGGTGGCGCGGCTGCTGAGCCGGGCGGTACAGGAGGGCCGGCCCGCCCGGGTCGCCTACGTGCGCGGGGGGCGTCGCCGCGAGACCCGCCTCATGCCGGCGGCGGGGGTCGTCGTGCGGGGGGAGACGGCGGCCCGGACAGGCGGCGAAAGCTACGGCGTCGGGCTGCTCCTGCGAGATCCCGCCATCGGCGTGGGCACCCTCACCTTCTACGACCCCCGGACGGGGCGGTTCGCCGCCCTTGGCCACATGGTGGCGGAGGGATCCCGCCGGCCCGTCACCATGCCCGACGGCCGCATCGTCCGAGCTGCCATCTCGGGCGTCGCTGCCGCGGCCCGGGGTCGTCCGGGTGAGAAGATCGGGATGTTCCACCGGGAGTCGGGCCAGCTGGGCATCGTCGAGCGCAACACGCCGGTGGGGATCTTCGGGCGGCTGACGGGCGAGCTCCCGCCGGGGCTGGTCACCGAGCCGCTGCCCGTGGCGCTCGACGGCCAGGTGAAGGAGGGGCCTGCCACCGCCCTGACGGTGGTGGAGGGGGAGCGGGTGGAGGCCTTCGCCATCGAGGTGCTGCGCATCCGCACGCTGGGGGTGCCGGAGAGTCAGCGGCTGGTGCTGCGGGTGACGGACCCCGGGCTTCTGGCACGGACGGGGGGCATCGTCCAGGGCATGAGCGGCAGCCCCATCATCCAGGAGGGTCACCTGGTCGGCGCCATCACCCACGTGGCCGTGCAGGACCCGACCCGGGGCTTCGGGGTGCTGATGGAGCCCATGGTCGAGGCGTCGGGCCTGTGGGGACCCGCCGAAGGACCGCGAGCCAACCTGTCGAACACACGAGTCGCCGCATGA